In one Plasmodium vivax chromosome 4, whole genome shotgun sequence genomic region, the following are encoded:
- a CDS encoding adenylosuccinate lyase (encoded by transcript PVX_003765A) yields the protein MEHLKNISPIDGRYKKACGELSAFFSEHALIKHRIIVEVRWLLFLNEEELFFEKVTDHSVEVLNQIATNITDSDIARVKAIEEETNHDVKAVEYFVKEKLKNSKREDLLKIKEYVHYLCTSEDINNVAYATCLKACLNDVVIPCLEKIMLKLKDLAVEYSHVPLLSRTHGQPASSTTFGKEMANFYARIHHHVGVIRRVKVCAKFNGAVGNFNAHKVASKDTDWVNTIGLFLKKHFNLTYSIYCTQIQDHDYICELCDGLARANGTLIDLCVDIWLYISNNLLKLKVKEKEVGSSTMPHKVNPIDFENAEGNLHIANAFFKLFSSKLPTSRLQRDLSDSTVLRNIGSSLAYCLIAYKSVLKGLNKIDIDRRNLEEELNQNWSTLAEPIQIVMKRHNYVDAYEELKQFTRGKVIDQKIMQEFIKTKCAFLPQDVVDQLLELTPATYTGYADYLAKNVERLSGERD from the coding sequence ATGGAGCACCTGAAGAACATCTCGCCCATCGACGGGCGGTACAAAAAGGCGTGCGGCGAACTGTCGGCGTTCTTCTCCGAGCACGCGTTGATAAAGCACCGGATCATCGTCGAGGTGCGGTGGCTTCTCTTCCTCAACGAGGAGGAGCTCTTCTTCGAAAAGGTGACCGACCACTCGGTGGAGGTGCTGAACCAGATCGCCACAAACATAACGGACAGCGACATTGCAAGAGTGAAAGCGATAGAGGAGGAAACCAACCACGATGTAAAGGCAGTAGAATATTttgtgaaggaaaaattgaaaaactcaaaaagggaagaccTCCTAAAGATAAAAGAATACGTACACTACCTCTGCACAAGTGAAGATATTAACAATGTAGCTTATGCCACCTGTCTGAAGGCATGCCTAAACGATGTAGTAATCCCCtgcttggaaaaaataatgctcAAGCTGAAGGACCTAGCTGTGGAGTACTCCCATGTGCCGCTACTCTCAAGGACACATGGCCAACCTGCATCTTCCACCACATTCGGAAAAGAAATGGCTAATTTCTACGCGAGGATACACCACCATGTGGGGGTCATTAGAAGAGTGAAGGTATGTGCAAAGTTTAACGGAGCTGTGGGGAATTTCAATGCGCATAAAGTGGCCAGCAAAGACACCGACTGGGTGAATACCAttggattatttttaaaaaagcatttCAACTTAACATACAGCATATATTGCACGCAGATACAAGACCATGATTACATATGCGAGCTGTGTGATGGTCTGGCTAGAGCAAACGGTACTCTGATTGACCTCTGCGTAGATATCTGGTTATACATTTCTAATAATTTACTAAAGCTCaaggtgaaggagaaggaagtTGGGAGCAGCACCATGCCACATAAGGTCAACCCAATTGACTTTGAAAATGCAGAGGGGAACTTACACATCGCCAATGCTTTCTTCAAACTGTTTAGCTCTAAATTGCCTACCAGCAGGTTGCAGAGGGATCTCTCGGACTCTACTGTGTTGCGCAATATTGGAAGCTCCCTTGCCTATTGCCTCATCGCCTACAAATCGGTGCTAAAGGGacttaacaaaattgatattGACAGGAGGAACCTAGAGGAGGAACTTAACCAAAACTGGTCCACTTTAGCAGAACCCATTCAGATTGTGATGAAGCGGCACAACTATGTAGATGCGTATGAGGAGCTTAAGCAATTCACTAGGGGGAAAGTTATCGACCAGAAAATTATGCaagaatttattaaaacaaaatgtgcCTTCCTCCCCCAGGATGTCGTGGACCAGCTGTTGGAGTTAACTCCCGCGACGTATACTGGGTATGCCGACTACTTGGCCAAGAATGTGGAGCGGCTATCTGGGGAGCGAGACTGA
- a CDS encoding transcription factor, putative (encoded by transcript PVX_003760A) — translation MAFFCPNCHNIVLVHVENGVYFYCKTCNFKYKIRNKIFNKFDCKEYNKTIPLDAVDVNNKNMSKTQAVCPKCTHDEAYFYSLQIRSADEPSTLFYICVKCNHHWKE, via the exons ATGGCCTTCTTCTGCCCCAACTGCCACAACATCGTCCTTGTGCACGTCGAAAATGGCGTGTACTTTTACTGCAAAACGTGTAACTTTAAGTACAAAAtaaggaacaaaatttttaacaagttCGATTGCAAAGAGTATAATAAGACCATCCCCCTGGACGCCGTGGACGTGAACAACAAAAATATGTCGAAGACGCAGG ccgTCTGCCCCAAGTGCACGCACGACGAGGCGTACTTCTACAGCCTGCAGATCCGGTCGGCGGACGAGCCCAGCACGCTCTTCTACATCTGCGTAAAGTGCAACCACCACTGGAAGGAGTGA
- a CDS encoding hypothetical protein, conserved (encoded by transcript PVX_003755A), with translation MTEGEKGSVDVDPCKEDPHDYYQKENEKNQLDKYLIKMGDLTRRSSLPEDRDLYRAKYDVITTDSISTTTEEVSCLCPLEGKGDDKDTMRFSEEGEYGGASLDLTLDDQQSTKVDNGGSSGSSGSSSGRSSGGRSAGTRSVHVRSGHVRNGDVRRGSVSSLGKTVWAMGSAAASARKMDAPKFCDDKDLYPVDCGKLGRHSESFLINKSEMSKGKEDPCESLSSVKTPSSGSTTHQANGRLHDYASVLSGKEHESSNYSLRQNTHMTELSNESTPSFRPHGGYPPFVANQVNHMSSRNSAPHMFNGINIGTTVGGQKNPGADGNYTRMVLRGHPSLINCVHKSGNKNSLNALHLKNGGRCTHGVGQEGRGGSPPLGSNVKLIRGAADLERFVGNVGGGRSVNGVRNQEVARNGEVLRNQEMARSGEVMRNANSWRGSKGGAHSLAFSGASNNMRNISRTENLKSLSSQNSGMYHLSVRMNKLRSNTAVLSDPREAPPMLAVQAVPPVQTAMPPVQTTVPPVQTTMPPVQTAMPLLHGTQHPMHAAHPLHVAAHPIHTAATGTPKNAMHLLEGNPNYSPKVEDKKKLTTVSGGDVKVPTMTHPHVKSSVESANMRFNSSRFLSRSCFGGGHTVVDSFREGPQRVGRSLSFMGVSLDRDVGPPFQGVVGGPSGGRLPGSALPIRGDTRRGSFSGGVGVNVSVPFGGPLTGPLSGPLGGPGRDFPVHTCKGVMKNPIDSSSVNGGNCGNCGNCGGYGGCGSCGGCGMAILKNLQSRQRGLTGPYKKINEEQCKVLKTVAQRRHLLGYKQMSNWMSAFESKCRGKNDKRRPSATSSLRSGIPKPNDKMSKEKEAQLLDVMVKEASKTIGGKKRRALSTKFEIKTFLLNTVKAIGIVQTKWKLKDFGMHFWFHIKCIEKERDLNFYVKFFDALFQIMTGKGIYFQPNDLNFLVNLFKEFRIYDCKNILRTSLRALNRYARRNSKDFSILDNDEDILDVNRALLLGGASPTVAEEAANTAVEGEAAGAGTAIRPPPSGGNFFDFLFGSLKDNHDALQKVGQEKLYLSNVFANFNELNYGELFHLFLRRSGR, from the coding sequence atgacagaaGGAGAGAAAGGAAGCGTAGACGTGGACCCTTGCAAGGAAGACCCACATGACTACtaccaaaaggaaaatgagaaaaaccAATTGGACAAGTAcctaataaaaatgggagacCTTACTAGGAGGAGTAGCCTTCCTGAGGACAGAGATTTGTACAGAGCAAAATATGATGTGATCACTACAGATTCTATTTCCACGACGACGGAGGAAGTTTCCTGTCTTTGCCCCCTCGAGGGGAAGGGCGACGATAAGGACACGATGCGTTTTTCGGAGGAGGGAGAGTACGGGGGTGCTTCCCTCGACCTGACGCTGGATGATCAGCAGTCCACCAAAGTTGACAACGGGGGGAGTAGCGGCAGCAGCGGTAGCAGCAGTGGGAGGAGTtccggggggagaagcgccgGCACGAGGAGTGTCCATGTGAGAAGTGGCCATGTGAGAAACGGCGATGTGAGACGCGGCAGCGTGAGTAGCCTCGGCAAAACCGTTTGGGCCATGGGAAGTGCCGCGGCGAGTGCGCGCAAAATGGACGCGCCGAAATTTTGTGACGATAAGGATTTGTACCCGGTTGATTGCGGCAAACTGGGAAGACATAGcgaatcatttttaattaacaaaaGTGAAATGAGCAAAGGGAAGGAGGACCCATGCGAGAGTTTATCCTCAGTTAAGACCCCCTCGAGTGGCAGCACTACCCACCAGGCGAATGGCAGGCTGCACGACTATGCAAGCGTGCTAAGTGGAAAGGAACACGAAAGCAGTAATTACAGTCTGAGGCAGAATACGCATATGACCGAATTGTCAAATGAAAGCACCCCTTCGTTCCGCCCACATGGCGGCTACCCTCCCTTCGTCGCCAATCAAGTGAACCATATGAGCAGTAGGAATAGTGCCCCCCATATGTTTAATGGGATTAATATAGGTACTACAGTCGGAGGGCAGAAAAACCCCGGAGCAGACGGGAATTATACGAGGATGGTCCTTCGAGGACATCCCAGCCTTATCAATTGTGTGCATAAgagtggaaataaaaatagcctAAACGCTTTGCATTTGAAGAATGGCGGCCGGTGTACCCATGGGGTGGGTCAGGAaggcagggggggaagtccccctCTGGGGAGTAACGTCAAACTGATAAGAGGAGCAGCCGATCTGGAAAGGTTCGTCGGAAATGTGGGTGGTGGGAGAAGCGTCAACGGGGTGAGAAACCAGGAAGTGGCTCGAAATGGGGAAGTTTTAAGAAACCAAGAAATGGCTCGAAGTGGGGAAGTTATGAGAAATGCCAACAGCTGGAGAGGCAGCAAGGGGGGCGCGCACAGCTTGGCTTTCAGCGGAGCAAGCAACAATATGCGCAACATCAGTCGCACggaaaatttgaagagcCTAAGCAGCCAGAACAGCGGCATGTACCACCTGAGTGTGAGGATGAATAAGCTGAGGAGTAACACAGCTGTGTTGAGTGACCCGCGGGAGGCTCCCCCCATGTTGGCGGTACAAGCAGTGCCACCAGTGCAGACAGCAATGCCACCGGTGCAGACGACAGTGCCACCGGTGCAAACGACAATGCCCCCGGTGCAGACAGCAATGCCACTGTTGCATGGTACACAACACCCCATGCATGCAGCTCATCCGCTACACGTAGCGGCGCACCCGATACACACAGCAGCGACGGGCACCCCCAAGAATGCCATGCACCTGTTGGAAGGGAACCCAAATTACAGCCCCAAAGTTGAGGATAAAAAGAAACTAACTACTGTCAGTGGGGGCGACGTGAAAGTGCCAACGATGACGCATCCGCATGTGAAGAGCAGCGTGGAGAGCGCGAACATGAGATTTAATTCGAGCAGGTTTCTCAGTAGAAGCTGCTTTGGTGGTGGCCATACGGTGGTGGATTCGTTTAGGGAGGGTCCCCAGCGCGTGGGCAGAAGTCTCAGCTTCATGGGCGTGAGTCTCGACAGGGACGTGGGTCCGCCCTTCCAAGGGGTGGTGGGGGGTCCCAGTGGCGGCCGCCTCCCAGGCAGCGCGCTGCCGATTCGGGGTGACACCAGGAGGGGCAGCTTTAGTGGGGGCGTCGGCGTAAACGTGAGCGTACCGTTTGGGGGACCACTTACTGGACCGCTTAGCGGACCGCTTGGCGGCCCGGGTAGGGACTTCCCCGTGCACACCTGCAAAGGGGTGATGAAGAACCCAATCGATAGCAGCTCTGTCAATGGCGGCAATTGCGGCAATTGCGGCAATTGCGGCGGTTACGGCGGCTGCGGCAGTTGCGGCGGCTGCGGGATGGCCATCCTGAAAAACCTGCAGAGCAGACAGAGAGGCCTAACCGGGccgtataaaaaaataaatgaagagCAGTGCAAGGTGCTAAAGACGGTGGCACAGCGGAGACACTTGCTTGGCTACaaacaaatgagcaactGGATGAGTGCGTTTGAGAGTAAATGTCGAGGGAAGAATGATAAGAGGAGACCATCCGCAACGTCCTCCCTGAGGAGTGGCATACCCAAGCCGAACGATAAGATGAgcaaggaaaaggaagcgcAGCTACTTGACGTAATGGTGAAGGAAGCGAGTAAAACCattggtggaaaaaaaagaagagcccTGTCCACCaaatttgaaataaaaacgttCCTTCTTAACACAGTGAAGGCCATCGGAATTGTGCAAACCAAGTGGAAGCTCAAAGACTTCGGGATGCATTTCTGGTTTCACATTAAATGcattgaaaaggaaagggacctcaatttttatgtaaaattttttgatgCCCTGTTTCAAATAATGACTGGAAAAGGAATTTACTTTCAACCCAACGATTTGAATTTCCTGGTGAATCTTTTTAAGGAGTTTCGCATTTAcgattgtaaaaatattttgaggACAAGCTTAAGAGCACTGAACAGGTACGCCAGGAGGAACTCCAAAGATTTTTCTATCCTGGACAATGACGAGGACATCCTGGATGTGAACAGGGCGCTGTTGCTCGGAGGGGCGTCGCCAACGGTAGCGGAAGAGGCAGCCAACACCGCAGTGGAAGGCGAAGCGGCCGGGGCGGGCACAGCCATTCGCCCCCCCCCGAGCGGCGGCAACTTTTTCGATTTCCTGTTTGGCTCTCTCAAGGATAACCACGACGCGCTGCAGAAGGTGGGGCAGGAGAAATTGTACCTCTCCAATGTGTTTGCCAATTTTAACGAGCTGAACTATGGCGAGCTGTTCCATTTGTTTCTGAGGAGGAGTGggaggtga